A stretch of Faecalibacterium duncaniae DNA encodes these proteins:
- a CDS encoding glycosyltransferase family 4 protein, producing MKILLASDTWSPMVNGVVRSVELLYHQLLALGHDVRVVTLAQNGHSHEENGILYVGSISAERVYPGVRISAAGALPISHWLDELEAWGPEVIHTQSEFSTFMLAQRVARRCRCPVVHTYHTVYEDYTQYLFFSERLGRMTAEKATRILSGYCSLMLAPTEKVRAMLNRYGVSCPVVTVPTGIDLTAFGPAQDNGEEKARMRAELGIPEGDTVLLSLGRLAAEKNHAQLVRLLAAQPEKNRPWLVFVGDGPARPDLEALTKELKLTDRVRFVGMVKPDEVPRWYRVGDIFVSASQSETQGLTYFEGMACGLPVLCRADPCLDGVVENGFNGWQWKDEAEFASALNTIISDPALRGQLHQNALATAARYSAEHFAQQVLDAYQQAIALKQYESEHKSILSWV from the coding sequence ATGAAAATTCTTCTTGCATCAGATACATGGTCCCCAATGGTCAACGGTGTGGTGCGCTCGGTGGAGCTGCTGTACCACCAGCTGCTGGCACTGGGCCATGACGTGCGGGTGGTGACCCTTGCCCAGAATGGCCATTCCCATGAGGAAAACGGCATCCTGTATGTGGGCAGCATCAGCGCGGAGCGGGTCTACCCGGGCGTGCGGATCAGTGCGGCGGGCGCTCTGCCCATCTCCCACTGGCTGGACGAGCTGGAAGCCTGGGGCCCGGAGGTCATCCATACGCAAAGCGAATTTTCTACCTTTATGCTGGCACAGCGGGTGGCCCGTCGGTGCCGCTGCCCGGTGGTACATACCTACCATACTGTCTACGAGGATTATACCCAGTACCTTTTCTTCAGTGAGCGTCTGGGCCGGATGACCGCCGAAAAGGCCACCCGCATCCTCTCGGGCTATTGCTCCCTCATGCTGGCCCCCACCGAAAAGGTGCGCGCCATGCTCAACCGCTACGGGGTCAGCTGCCCGGTGGTCACAGTGCCCACCGGCATTGACCTGACCGCCTTTGGCCCGGCGCAGGACAACGGCGAGGAAAAGGCCCGGATGCGGGCAGAGCTGGGCATCCCGGAAGGGGATACCGTCCTGCTCTCGCTGGGCCGCCTGGCTGCCGAGAAGAACCACGCCCAGCTGGTGCGTCTGCTGGCCGCGCAGCCGGAGAAGAACCGCCCGTGGCTGGTGTTTGTGGGCGACGGCCCCGCCCGGCCTGACCTGGAAGCACTGACAAAGGAGCTGAAGCTGACCGACCGTGTCCGCTTTGTGGGCATGGTCAAGCCCGATGAGGTACCCCGGTGGTACCGCGTGGGCGATATCTTCGTCAGCGCCTCCCAGAGCGAGACCCAGGGTCTGACCTACTTCGAGGGCATGGCCTGCGGCCTGCCGGTGCTCTGCCGTGCGGACCCCTGCCTGGATGGCGTGGTGGAAAACGGCTTCAACGGCTGGCAGTGGAAGGACGAAGCCGAGTTTGCATCGGCACTGAACACCATCATCTCGGACCCCGCCCTGCGCGGGCAGCTGCACCAGAACGCTCTGGCCACCGCCGCCCGCTACTCGGCAGAGCATTTCGCCCAGCAGGTGCTGGATGCTTACCAGCAGGCCATTGCGCTGAAGCAGTACGAGTCTGAACACAAAAGCATCCTCAGCTGGGTGTGA
- a CDS encoding heavy metal translocating P-type ATPase encodes MEQYTVTGMSCAACSARVEKAVKAVPGVTSCSVSLLTNSMGVEGTASASAIVKAVQEAGYGASPKDAAAETPSAELDALADHETPRLKKRLIASLVFLAVLMYFSMGHMMWGWPLPHWFDGNHVAMGLVQLLLAGIVMVINQKFFISGFKGLLHRAPNMDTLVALGSSASFLWSTYALFAMTRAQVDGNDVLVMHYMMELYFESAAMILTLITVGKMLEARSKGKTTDALKSLMKLAPQTATLLREGAEVTVPIAQVKKGDLFVVRPGENIPVDGLVLEGSSAVNESALTGESIPVDKTAGDKVSAATTNQSGFLKCEATRVGEDTTLAQIIRMVSDAAATKAPIAKIADTVSGFFVPAVISISVLTTLVWLLLGREFGYALARGISVLVISCPCALGLATPVAIMVGNGLGARNGILFKTAASLEAAGRTQIVALDKTGTITSGEPRVTDILPAEGVSESELLTLAASLEQKSEHPLAKAVLAYAETETIACPDVTDFAALPGNGLSARLDGMEIYGGNAEFIATKASVPAELQAEAARLAAEGKTPLFFGGAGRLMGVIAVADTLKEDSPRAIRELQNMGIRVVMLTGDNQRTADAIGRQAGVDEVIAGVLPDGKEAVIRRLQESGKVAMVGDGINDAPALTRADTGIAIGAGTDVAIDAADVVLMNSRLSDVPAAIRLSRATLRNIHENLFWAFIYNIIGIPLAAGVFIPFGLTLNPMFGAAAMSLSSFCVVSNALRLNLFDLHSTKHDRNPKSAALPAAPVQPAAAENTAEPVSAPVVKEDNAMKKTLHVEGMMCGHCEARVKKALEALPAVDEAVVSHEAGTAIVTLNAEASDADLKKAVEDQDYKVTGIE; translated from the coding sequence ATGGAACAGTATACTGTTACGGGCATGAGCTGCGCGGCCTGCTCTGCCCGGGTGGAGAAGGCCGTAAAAGCTGTGCCCGGCGTGACCAGCTGCTCGGTGAGCCTGCTGACCAACTCCATGGGAGTGGAGGGCACCGCCAGCGCATCAGCCATCGTCAAGGCAGTGCAGGAGGCAGGCTACGGCGCAAGCCCCAAGGATGCTGCCGCCGAGACCCCCAGCGCCGAGCTGGATGCACTGGCTGACCACGAAACACCCAGACTGAAGAAACGGCTCATCGCATCACTGGTCTTTCTGGCGGTGCTGATGTATTTTTCGATGGGCCACATGATGTGGGGCTGGCCGCTCCCCCACTGGTTCGACGGCAACCACGTCGCCATGGGTCTGGTCCAGCTGCTGCTGGCGGGCATCGTAATGGTCATCAACCAGAAGTTCTTCATCAGCGGCTTCAAGGGCCTGCTCCACCGTGCCCCCAACATGGATACACTGGTGGCGCTGGGTTCCTCGGCCAGCTTTCTCTGGAGCACCTACGCCCTGTTCGCCATGACCCGCGCTCAGGTAGACGGCAACGACGTGCTCGTCATGCACTACATGATGGAGCTCTACTTTGAATCTGCCGCCATGATCCTGACCCTGATCACCGTGGGCAAAATGCTGGAGGCCCGCTCCAAGGGCAAGACCACCGACGCGCTCAAGAGCCTGATGAAGCTGGCCCCCCAGACCGCCACCCTGCTGCGGGAAGGGGCCGAAGTGACTGTGCCCATTGCACAGGTGAAAAAGGGCGACCTCTTTGTGGTGCGCCCCGGTGAGAACATCCCGGTGGACGGCCTTGTGCTGGAAGGTTCCAGCGCCGTGAATGAGAGCGCCCTGACCGGCGAGAGCATCCCGGTGGACAAGACTGCGGGAGACAAGGTCAGTGCCGCCACCACCAACCAGTCCGGTTTCCTGAAGTGCGAAGCCACCCGTGTGGGCGAGGATACCACGCTGGCCCAGATCATCCGGATGGTCAGCGATGCCGCCGCCACCAAGGCCCCCATTGCCAAGATCGCCGATACCGTTTCCGGCTTCTTCGTGCCCGCAGTCATCTCCATTTCGGTGCTGACCACCCTTGTCTGGCTGCTGCTGGGCCGGGAGTTCGGCTATGCGCTGGCCCGGGGCATTTCGGTGCTGGTCATCAGCTGCCCCTGTGCGCTGGGTCTGGCAACGCCTGTGGCCATCATGGTGGGCAACGGTCTGGGGGCCAGGAACGGCATCCTGTTCAAGACTGCCGCCTCGCTGGAAGCCGCAGGCCGCACCCAGATCGTGGCGCTGGACAAGACCGGCACCATCACCAGCGGCGAACCCCGGGTCACTGACATCCTGCCCGCGGAGGGCGTTTCCGAGAGCGAGCTGCTGACGCTGGCGGCCTCGCTGGAGCAGAAGAGTGAGCACCCGCTGGCCAAGGCAGTGCTAGCCTATGCCGAGACAGAGACCATCGCCTGCCCCGATGTGACCGATTTTGCTGCCCTGCCCGGCAATGGCCTTTCCGCACGGCTGGACGGCATGGAGATCTACGGCGGCAATGCGGAGTTCATCGCCACCAAGGCATCCGTACCCGCTGAACTCCAGGCCGAAGCCGCCCGGCTGGCCGCTGAGGGCAAAACGCCCCTCTTCTTTGGCGGTGCAGGCCGCCTGATGGGCGTGATCGCCGTGGCGGACACCCTCAAGGAGGACAGCCCCCGTGCCATCCGGGAGCTGCAGAACATGGGCATCCGGGTGGTTATGCTGACCGGCGACAACCAGCGCACCGCCGATGCCATTGGCCGGCAGGCGGGCGTGGACGAGGTCATTGCAGGCGTTCTGCCCGACGGCAAGGAGGCCGTGATCCGCAGGCTGCAGGAGAGCGGCAAGGTGGCCATGGTGGGCGACGGCATCAACGATGCCCCCGCCCTGACCCGTGCGGACACCGGCATCGCCATCGGTGCCGGTACCGATGTTGCCATTGACGCGGCCGATGTAGTCCTGATGAACTCCCGGCTCTCCGATGTGCCCGCCGCCATCCGGCTGAGCCGCGCCACCCTGCGCAACATCCACGAAAACCTGTTCTGGGCGTTCATCTACAACATCATCGGCATCCCGCTGGCTGCCGGTGTGTTCATCCCCTTCGGCCTGACCCTGAACCCCATGTTCGGGGCTGCGGCCATGAGCCTTTCCAGCTTCTGTGTCGTGAGCAATGCCCTGCGGCTGAACCTGTTCGACCTGCACAGCACCAAACACGACCGCAACCCCAAGTCTGCCGCCCTGCCCGCTGCCCCCGTGCAGCCTGCAGCGGCTGAAAATACTGCCGAACCCGTTTCGGCTCCCGTTGTCAAGGAGGACAATGCCATGAAAAAGACCCTGCATGTTGAAGGTATGATGTGCGGCCACTGCGAAGCCCGCGTGAAAAAGGCGCTGGAAGCCCTGCCCGCCGTGGACGAGGCCGTGGTCAGCCACGAGGCCGGTACCGCCATCGTCACCCTGAACGCCGAAGCTTCCGACGCAGACCTGAAGAAGGCTGTTGAGGATCAGGATTACAAGGTAACCGGCATCGAATAA
- a CDS encoding metal-sensing transcriptional repressor, whose product MSDVNKIPEGSCPHCSPAPAEAPCCAPAEGSTGCGCRHKQRTEEEYKHLITRLNRIEGQIRGIRSMVEKDVYCTDILVQAAAARSALNGFTRELIDQHLSTCVAEDLKNGGEEKLQEFLWILNKLV is encoded by the coding sequence ATGAGCGATGTGAACAAGATCCCGGAGGGCAGCTGCCCCCACTGCTCCCCCGCCCCGGCAGAAGCACCCTGCTGTGCCCCGGCTGAGGGAAGCACCGGCTGCGGCTGCCGCCACAAGCAGCGCACCGAGGAGGAGTACAAGCACCTCATCACCCGGCTGAACCGCATCGAGGGCCAGATCCGGGGCATCCGGAGCATGGTAGAAAAGGACGTGTACTGCACGGATATTCTGGTGCAGGCCGCTGCCGCCAGAAGCGCCCTGAACGGTTTTACCCGGGAGCTGATCGACCAGCACCTGAGCACCTGCGTGGCTGAGGACCTGAAAAACGGCGGTGAAGAGAAGCTGCAGGAGTTTTTGTGGATCCTGAACAAGCTCGTTTGA
- a CDS encoding sugar phosphate isomerase/epimerase family protein: protein MPEFILGARGHDFGRHDPETLFSSIGQAGFACTQLAFPKAVEGVKSYDDVTPALVERARAAAAASGVGIAVDGTYVELSYVDEDKRRAEVAKVLSQIPVAKALGAGCMGSETTNMAKQPGVTRKEAQEALLRSLGEILPACEEQGVLFAVECVYYHAMNTPEAVRMVLDTMASPNLRVICDFANYVGPEAASVDAQRRIWDKVGSWYGDKITAVHFKGQNFQPDGTLYSTSLEDSCVDYAGGFEMLRQMPQASLPVLREEAVPARAASDLAFMRRFAY from the coding sequence ATGCCTGAATTCATTCTTGGTGCGCGCGGCCACGATTTTGGCCGCCATGACCCCGAGACCCTCTTTTCCTCCATCGGGCAGGCAGGCTTTGCCTGCACCCAGCTGGCCTTTCCCAAGGCGGTGGAGGGCGTAAAGAGCTATGACGATGTGACTCCTGCGCTGGTGGAGCGGGCAAGAGCGGCTGCGGCAGCATCCGGCGTGGGCATTGCCGTGGACGGCACCTATGTGGAGCTGAGCTATGTCGACGAGGACAAGCGCCGTGCCGAGGTGGCAAAGGTGCTGAGCCAGATCCCTGTTGCCAAGGCGCTGGGTGCAGGCTGCATGGGCAGCGAGACCACCAACATGGCCAAACAGCCCGGTGTGACCCGGAAGGAGGCACAGGAAGCGCTCCTGCGCAGTCTGGGCGAGATCCTGCCTGCCTGCGAAGAGCAGGGAGTGCTCTTTGCCGTGGAGTGCGTCTACTACCACGCCATGAATACCCCCGAGGCAGTGCGGATGGTGCTGGACACCATGGCAAGCCCCAACCTGCGCGTCATCTGCGATTTTGCCAACTATGTGGGCCCGGAGGCCGCGTCTGTGGATGCACAACGCCGCATCTGGGATAAGGTGGGCAGCTGGTATGGCGACAAGATCACGGCGGTCCATTTCAAGGGCCAGAACTTCCAGCCGGATGGAACGCTCTATTCCACCAGCCTGGAGGATTCCTGCGTGGACTACGCCGGCGGCTTTGAGATGCTGCGGCAGATGCCGCAGGCTTCCCTGCCCGTGCTGCGGGAGGAAGCTGTGCCCGCCCGCGCCGCAAGCGACCTTGCCTTTATGCGCAGATTCGCCTACTGA
- a CDS encoding esterase family protein: MIQGTYYKEWSRMLGRDMEFKVYGHAGTPVLALPARGGRFYDWENNGMPDAIAPLLNEGKVQLFCADSIDAESLLAGDTAPRRRAEMQEKYFNYLTSELAPRILTLNGAKKDTLLWAVGVDTGAYQAVNCRLRRPEVFAGAIGLSGLYDVSRFLGNAADDLVLRNAPLAYLAEEGLVDKKLLAKAEENSLLLCAGQGSYEGDALVDTQAMADALTDCGLPVHLEVWGSDVSHDWYWWGKELNLFAARVFG; encoded by the coding sequence ATGATCCAAGGGACGTATTATAAGGAATGGAGCCGGATGCTGGGCCGCGACATGGAGTTCAAGGTCTACGGCCATGCCGGTACGCCGGTGCTGGCTCTGCCCGCGCGGGGCGGCCGCTTTTACGACTGGGAAAACAACGGGATGCCCGATGCCATTGCCCCGCTGCTGAATGAGGGCAAGGTGCAGCTGTTCTGCGCCGACAGCATCGATGCCGAGAGTCTGCTGGCCGGGGACACAGCTCCCCGCCGCCGGGCCGAGATGCAGGAAAAGTATTTCAATTACCTGACAAGCGAGCTGGCTCCCCGCATCCTGACCCTGAACGGTGCCAAAAAGGACACCCTGCTCTGGGCGGTGGGCGTGGACACCGGTGCGTATCAGGCAGTGAACTGCCGCCTGCGCCGCCCCGAGGTGTTCGCGGGTGCCATCGGCCTTTCCGGCCTGTACGATGTGAGCCGTTTCCTGGGCAATGCAGCAGATGACCTGGTCCTGCGCAATGCCCCCCTGGCCTATCTGGCAGAGGAGGGCCTTGTGGACAAGAAGCTGCTGGCAAAGGCTGAGGAGAATTCCCTTCTCCTCTGTGCCGGTCAGGGCAGCTACGAGGGCGACGCGCTGGTGGACACCCAGGCCATGGCCGATGCACTGACCGACTGCGGCCTGCCCGTGCATCTGGAAGTGTGGGGCAGCGATGTCTCCCACGACTGGTACTGGTGGGGCAAAGAGCTGAATCTCTTTGCCGCCCGTGTGTTCGGCTGA
- a CDS encoding DUF4250 domain-containing protein, translating to MALPNDPIMLLSMINLKLRDFYPTLDALCEDLDEDKAALCARLSAVGYAYDPQRNQFV from the coding sequence ATGGCTCTGCCAAATGACCCGATCATGCTGCTGAGCATGATCAACCTGAAGCTGCGGGACTTCTACCCCACTCTGGACGCGCTGTGCGAGGATCTGGATGAGGACAAGGCCGCGCTGTGTGCCAGGCTTTCCGCTGTGGGGTACGCCTATGACCCCCAGCGCAATCAATTTGTGTGA
- the rpmB gene encoding 50S ribosomal protein L28: MAKCECCGKGVTFGIKVSHSHRRSNRTWKPNVRRVKAVVEGSPKYIYACSRCLRAGKVTRAV, from the coding sequence ATGGCTAAGTGTGAATGCTGCGGCAAGGGTGTTACCTTTGGTATCAAGGTTTCCCACTCTCATCGCCGTTCCAACCGTACCTGGAAGCCGAATGTCCGTCGTGTCAAGGCGGTCGTGGAAGGCTCTCCCAAGTATATCTACGCATGCTCTCGCTGCCTGCGCGCTGGCAAGGTTACCCGCGCTGTCTAA
- a CDS encoding site-2 protease family protein, protein MTAQGMYYLIRALVTLIAIPFHEAGHALAAWLLGDPTAKREGRISLNPFRHFDLVGTLCMIFAGVGWAKPVSTDPRNFKNPKWGMALTALAGPAANLLLAYLGMVAWKILYYWAPTTMITIFAARFLQYLVMMDVGLAVFNLIPIPPLDGSRILLVVLPQRIYFQIMRYERVIFVILLAAVWAGVLDGVLGTFNDVVWDLLDLGTGYIDQIAYSAYYATIGTVI, encoded by the coding sequence ATGACCGCACAAGGAATGTATTATCTCATCCGGGCACTGGTGACCCTGATTGCCATCCCGTTCCATGAGGCGGGCCACGCGCTGGCCGCCTGGCTGCTGGGCGACCCCACCGCAAAGCGGGAGGGCCGCATCAGCCTGAACCCGTTCCGCCACTTTGACCTCGTGGGCACCCTCTGCATGATCTTTGCCGGGGTGGGCTGGGCAAAGCCTGTTTCCACCGACCCCCGCAATTTCAAAAACCCCAAGTGGGGCATGGCCCTCACCGCGCTGGCAGGCCCGGCGGCCAATCTGCTGCTGGCCTACCTCGGCATGGTGGCGTGGAAGATCCTGTATTATTGGGCCCCTACCACCATGATCACGATTTTCGCAGCCCGCTTCCTCCAATACTTAGTGATGATGGATGTGGGCCTTGCGGTGTTCAACCTCATTCCCATCCCGCCGCTGGACGGCAGCCGCATCCTGCTGGTGGTGCTTCCCCAGCGCATCTACTTTCAGATCATGCGGTACGAGCGCGTCATCTTCGTCATCCTGCTGGCAGCTGTCTGGGCCGGTGTGCTGGATGGCGTGCTGGGCACCTTCAATGATGTGGTCTGGGATCTGCTGGATCTCGGCACCGGCTACATCGACCAGATCGCCTATTCTGCGTATTATGCAACCATCGGGACGGTGATCTGA
- a CDS encoding segregation and condensation protein A: MAEELTFRLEDFEGPLELLLTLVQKHKMDLHNIPILELIDQYTRAVESAESTDPEISSAFIEMAAHLVEMKSYLLLPRSEEGERMKQELTGQLIEYDQCRRMAARLRERGEEYTVFVRTPARLEWDNTYDLFHSPQVLADCWQALMGRTTVRKMPTQQQFEPLVSAPQVSVSSRVVYILRQLIAGGAKKMDQLFSRRQTRGANVATFLALLELVRGGRVTLGPEGELKMRRGRIDRTKEEQ, encoded by the coding sequence GTGGCAGAAGAACTGACCTTCCGTCTGGAGGATTTTGAGGGCCCGCTGGAGCTGCTGCTCACGCTGGTGCAGAAGCACAAGATGGATCTGCACAACATCCCCATTCTGGAGCTTATCGACCAGTACACCCGCGCGGTGGAATCGGCCGAGAGCACCGACCCTGAAATTTCCAGTGCCTTTATCGAGATGGCCGCCCACCTGGTGGAGATGAAGAGCTATCTGCTGCTGCCCCGCAGTGAAGAGGGCGAGCGGATGAAGCAGGAGCTCACCGGCCAGCTCATTGAATATGACCAGTGCCGCCGGATGGCCGCCCGTCTGCGGGAGCGGGGAGAGGAATATACCGTGTTCGTGCGCACCCCGGCCCGGCTGGAATGGGACAACACCTATGATCTCTTCCATTCGCCGCAGGTGCTGGCAGACTGCTGGCAGGCCCTGATGGGGCGCACCACCGTCCGAAAAATGCCAACCCAGCAGCAGTTCGAGCCGCTGGTGTCGGCCCCGCAGGTCTCGGTGAGCAGCCGGGTGGTCTACATCCTGCGCCAGCTCATTGCAGGCGGTGCAAAAAAGATGGACCAGCTGTTTTCCCGCCGCCAGACCCGGGGGGCCAACGTGGCCACCTTTCTGGCACTGCTGGAGCTGGTGCGCGGCGGCCGTGTGACGCTTGGCCCGGAGGGCGAGCTGAAGATGCGCCGGGGCCGCATCGACCGCACAAAGGAGGAGCAATGA
- the scpB gene encoding SMC-Scp complex subunit ScpB has protein sequence MNQKQIRAAVEAMLFAYAEPIGADKLAQALQLPTASVESALEALHERCQKEDSGLCLLHLNTHWQLATKTEFAECVRRVLDTRRSIPLGPAAMETLTVIAYNQPVSRAFIEQVRGVDSSSSVSGLLEKGLIEEAGRLDLPGRPVAFRTTDVFLRCFGLSSLEDLPPVRGTESEAAQ, from the coding sequence ATGAATCAGAAACAAATTCGTGCCGCCGTGGAGGCAATGCTCTTTGCCTACGCGGAGCCCATCGGGGCCGACAAGCTGGCCCAGGCGCTGCAGCTGCCCACCGCCAGCGTGGAATCTGCGCTGGAAGCACTGCACGAGCGCTGCCAGAAAGAGGACAGCGGCCTGTGCCTGCTCCACCTGAACACCCACTGGCAGCTGGCCACCAAAACGGAATTTGCGGAGTGCGTCCGCCGTGTGCTGGACACCCGCCGCTCCATCCCGCTGGGTCCGGCGGCCATGGAGACCCTGACCGTCATCGCCTACAACCAGCCTGTCTCCCGCGCCTTCATCGAGCAGGTGCGCGGCGTGGATTCCTCCTCCAGTGTGTCGGGCCTGCTGGAAAAGGGGCTCATTGAAGAGGCAGGCCGTCTCGATCTGCCCGGCAGACCGGTGGCTTTCCGCACCACGGATGTGTTCCTGCGGTGCTTTGGCCTGTCCAGTCTGGAAGATCTGCCCCCGGTGCGGGGCACGGAAAGTGAGGCGGCCCAATGA
- a CDS encoding DUF2953 domain-containing protein: MSVLWSVLAGIGTVLLFLLKGVGILLLVVLVLGLLLMFCPFCADVQWAEGIFQVKAGALGITFPVFRYPAPEKPEKKKKEKKKKASGGQKPKKETPPRQKAKLTLQIVCTILKGAGKLTRAIIGSLRFTRIDVVLGVRGEEPAETARSYGRLNAWLYPTLGFLDRFLYLDFEQLRLLPDFSSAEPTVKDHVSFRVTARAYAIVFTLLRVLYAFWREKVLDVFI; this comes from the coding sequence ATGAGCGTCCTGTGGAGTGTTCTCGCTGGTATCGGTACGGTGCTGCTGTTCCTCTTAAAAGGAGTGGGCATCCTGCTGCTGGTGGTGCTGGTGTTGGGTCTGCTGCTCATGTTCTGCCCCTTCTGTGCCGATGTACAGTGGGCGGAGGGCATCTTTCAGGTAAAGGCCGGTGCACTGGGCATCACCTTCCCGGTGTTCCGGTATCCCGCGCCGGAAAAGCCGGAGAAAAAGAAAAAAGAAAAAAAGAAGAAAGCGTCCGGCGGGCAGAAGCCCAAAAAAGAAACCCCGCCCCGCCAGAAGGCGAAGCTGACCCTGCAGATCGTCTGCACCATCTTAAAAGGGGCGGGAAAGCTCACCCGGGCCATCATCGGCTCCCTGCGCTTCACCCGGATCGACGTTGTCCTCGGTGTCCGGGGCGAAGAACCTGCCGAGACTGCCCGCAGCTATGGCAGGCTGAACGCCTGGCTCTACCCGACGCTGGGTTTTCTGGACCGGTTCCTCTATCTGGACTTTGAGCAGCTCCGGCTCCTGCCGGATTTCAGCAGCGCCGAGCCCACCGTAAAGGATCACGTCTCCTTCCGGGTCACGGCCCGGGCCTACGCCATCGTTTTCACGCTTCTGCGCGTTCTGTATGCGTTCTGGCGCGAAAAGGTACTGGACGTTTTTATCTAG
- the ytfJ gene encoding GerW family sporulation protein, with amino-acid sequence MAEHPIQNLMNVTMDKIRQMVDSNTIVGKPITTDDGTTILPVSKVSFGFASAGTDFDGKNAANKDLFGGGSGAGVNIQPVAFLVVKDGCVRTIQLSDGNNTVDRALTMIPELVEKVSALIKKDEPAAPKSEQ; translated from the coding sequence ATGGCTGAGCATCCCATTCAAAACCTGATGAACGTTACGATGGACAAGATCCGTCAGATGGTGGATTCCAACACCATCGTCGGCAAGCCCATCACCACCGATGACGGCACCACCATCCTGCCGGTGTCCAAGGTGAGCTTCGGCTTTGCCTCTGCCGGCACCGATTTCGACGGCAAGAACGCCGCCAACAAGGATCTGTTCGGCGGCGGCTCCGGCGCGGGTGTCAATATCCAGCCCGTGGCATTCCTGGTGGTCAAGGACGGCTGCGTCCGCACCATCCAGCTCTCTGACGGCAACAACACCGTGGACCGCGCCCTGACCATGATCCCCGAACTGGTGGAAAAGGTCAGTGCACTCATTAAAAAGGACGAGCCTGCTGCTCCCAAAAGCGAGCAGTGA
- a CDS encoding pseudouridine synthase has product MAEERIQKIMAEQGLCSRRAAEQIIAEGRVKVNGHPVKVGDKMDPNRDVLHVDDERIYIQKNQQLYYLALYKPRGYVTTASDELGRKTVMELVSDIPARLYPVGRLDKDSEGLLLMTNDGAFAQAVTHPSGGISKLYRVTVQPRADESQILKMSSGVVLDDGTKTMPCAINVVTDEPGRTVMEMTLKEGKNREIRRMCEAVGLEVVRLKRNAEGVVKLGMLKPGTYRELTKAEVSGLRAAAAKGRAQTRSAALQSKAAARRPKGPVGSGNAPAKRRK; this is encoded by the coding sequence ATGGCAGAAGAACGTATTCAGAAGATCATGGCCGAGCAGGGCTTGTGTTCCCGCCGCGCGGCCGAGCAGATCATTGCCGAGGGCCGTGTCAAGGTCAACGGCCACCCCGTCAAGGTGGGCGACAAGATGGACCCCAACCGGGATGTGCTGCATGTGGATGACGAGCGCATCTACATCCAGAAGAACCAGCAGCTCTACTATCTGGCCCTGTACAAGCCCCGCGGCTATGTGACCACCGCCAGCGATGAGCTGGGCCGCAAGACCGTTATGGAGCTGGTCAGTGATATCCCCGCCCGCCTGTACCCGGTGGGCCGCCTGGATAAGGACAGCGAGGGCCTGCTGCTGATGACCAACGACGGTGCCTTTGCACAGGCTGTCACCCATCCGTCGGGCGGCATCTCCAAGCTGTACCGCGTCACCGTGCAGCCCCGGGCCGATGAGAGCCAGATCCTGAAGATGAGCTCCGGCGTTGTTCTGGACGATGGCACCAAGACCATGCCCTGCGCCATCAACGTCGTCACCGATGAGCCCGGCCGCACCGTGATGGAGATGACCCTGAAAGAGGGCAAGAACCGCGAGATCCGCCGCATGTGCGAGGCCGTTGGTCTGGAGGTCGTCCGCCTGAAGCGCAACGCCGAGGGCGTGGTCAAGCTGGGAATGCTCAAGCCCGGCACCTATCGTGAACTGACCAAGGCAGAAGTCAGCGGCCTGCGTGCCGCCGCTGCCAAAGGCCGCGCCCAAACCCGCAGTGCCGCACTGCAGTCCAAGGCTGCCGCTCGCCGCCCCAAGGGCCCTGTGGGCAGCGGCAATGCCCCCGCAAAACGGAGAAAGTGA